Part of the Aquarana catesbeiana isolate 2022-GZ linkage group LG06, ASM4218655v1, whole genome shotgun sequence genome is shown below.
GTCCATCTCATGCCCGGGTGTTAGGTGGGGGAAGTGCCGGTGAGTGTGGTGGGTTTGCGGGCTTTATAGGCCAGTTTTTGGAGTCGAGCTGCAGGAGCTGAGGtgaagagcagctactccatgcggcgccggaaccggatgtggaaaggtaatttttaatagcattcaattacaatatgacttgtgtagcaattgtatacactatatttttatttatttcatttcctGACCCCCCTATTCCCGAAAATGGGGTTACCCtttaaatgatgaaaaataaaaacttGTTTAGAAACCATTCTGTGAATAGATTTtcaacaaaatgtcttttttattgAAAGGGATAGTTAATATACTGAAATCAAATATAGGATTCTATAGGCATATTTGTTCTATACACACATTATACAgcaaatacataaaaaagaaaataataataatgccattttGTATGGTTATATTCAGATACATGGGAAATTTAAATAAGGACAAAATAGTGCAGTGAAATTATacacttgcctacatatgatccaTTCAAACCTTAAATGATAACAATTCAGAAAAAAGGAACAGCATATATACTATATAAGATATCACAATAGCATACTACTACTCTATTCCACTTTTTTACGCTTTTCTCCACAAATAGTTCTTTGTATTTTGAGTACTTCATGTTCTCTTGAGGCTCTTAAGAGCTTGATTATCTGTTATTCTGTGCCATTCTTTTGGAAAATGTGCTGGTTTGGCTTTATATAGATCAGCAAACTTACAATGTAACTCTTTAAAAACAAACTTCCAGTAATCAGAACCATTAGCAGTTGTATCTGGGTAAATAGCCCAATCGGGGTAAATTGTTTGGTAATCTTTGTAAGGATGGGGCTTCCAGTTGGTGTCAGGATTCCTGAAACTCCTATTGGAGATGACATTTGTAGAACATATTGAATGGTCCAGAGCTCCTGTTTGTTCATCTTTGTGTTGTGCTAATCCTCTTGGTCGATGTATTGAAGCAAAATGCTCTTTATGATCAGCTCCTCCAGCTtcacagggggctttacagaatggaCACTGCTTGCCGCATCCAATCACCTTCTTGGCCAGTTCCTCATGAGGCTTCAAATTCAGCTGTGAAAGTATAGAACTGACACTTGCTGAGCTCATTTCTATGTGTAATTCTTTCACTAAGTCTGGAAGAAATGCCTCAATGTCATTAATAAACTTTGCTATATCAACATTACTTTGGAAAGTGACAACTTTCAAATTATTTTGAGAAATAACCAGGTCTTTTTTCAAAATATTGCAAAATTTTACTAAGAATTCTGACACGTCACTGGCTTGAGCAATACTTGCATGTTTTAGAGTTTGTTTTATTTTCTTGGTCAGGGATTGTAAGATGCCTAACTGCAAATCTTGAATATCTCTTTGGTACTTATAATGTTTAAGAATGTACAGGGAAATCCATTCTTCAACAAAATGTCCATAATCATTGATGTAGTGGGAGTATTCTTCACATGATTTATTTTGCAGTAACTCTTCAAGCAACATGCTCTGGAATACAGTATGACTCTTGAATTCCCATGGTCCTCCTTTCTGCAAAATGTCCTCCACTATCTCCTTTCCAAGATGTCTATTGAGGTGATCAATGATTGATGACTTCAAACACAGTTCACAAAATAGTTTGGCTCGTCTTTGGCATTCATTTCTTTTCTCAAAAACACTTTGGAAAATAGAAAAGTATTCTGGTTTCAGCATCTTCAAACAGCTTCTGGGGTCATTTCTTTGGACAAAGTCATTGTGCATCTTCTGAAATGTAAGAGCAGCACTTCCTAAAATGTGAAGCTTTACATCCAGTTCAAATCCTTTGGTAATACTGAAATGCCTAACATCTTGTCTATTCAAAGTTCTATTTATGATTTTTAACAATTCTTGAGGCAGCATGTCGCTGAAGTTTTCTCTGGTATTACCAGATTTAGAGACATAGTGATTGCATTCACGGAGTAAGGAGGAAACCAGAGCTTGTATGAGGGACATTTCTTCACTAGATTTGCTGAAATGGTGTGTTTCATTGATCATAAACTTATTTTTATATGCAGTAAGGTTTGTGATATTGTTCAACTTTTTGAGGGCCTGTTCATCATTCTTCATATCATGTTTTAGCTGGTGAATAAGAATTGGTTCAATATTCTGTCTCTCCAGTTTACTTAGTCGTAAAGTATCTAATGTACTTTTCCACATCATGTCAAATTCTCTCTTTAGTTGCTCAGGACTGATATCATTTTTGTTCCTTCGTTTTTCTTCTATTATTTCTGCCACTTTTACCTCAATGATATTGATATATTTCTCTTGCATGGctagtattttacatttttctctttGGATGCACATTGTTTTCTCACACTTGTCAATCAGAGTATTTTCCAGCTCTTTCCTGAGGAAGTTTACGCTCCTGAAAAAGTCTCCTCTGAACATATCCAAGAGATGAGCATTGCCATAGTCATTTTCAAAGTAATTCTCAAGTGATTGTGACATAATACTCTCCTCTGTATCTAACAATTGACACATTTCATCTCTAATTTTGCTCCAGGTCTCTCCCCCCAGTTTTTTAGATGATAGGTTATAGATTAAAGTCTCAGTTTTTATCATCCAATGATGAGCATTTTTCTGGAATCTCCATTCCCAGTCTGAATACTCCATACAGAGCTGGTTGTAGGCTTCGGTCACCAATCGGTTTCTGAAGCTGAACACAAATTTCTCATGTTTCACAGCATTCCACAAGCTTTTTAACCATTCATTGAACTCCTTGAAGGATTGTGGCTTTCCAGGCATTGATTTTAGATATTCAATTAaggattttttaaattcttttatatTCTCAGTATAACCTTTGTTTATTGAAGCCATAGGGGGTGTGCCATGCCACAGGCCAGGGATGTACCAAGAGTGTTTTTCAAGGTCACAGAAAATAATGTCAGAAAAGCTAGCTATACCACTTCTTTTCTCCATTTTTGCTGCAATCGTAGTCAGTTCATTAAGTTGTTCAAGAAATTTCTGTCTGGCTCTTTGGTTTTTCACATGAGCGGACACATCACTCACATTCTGGTGTACAAACTGGCAGCTCGGTTTCTTTCCTACTTCTTTCATCCTCAGAAATGCATGAACTACAATCTGTAAAATGTCTTTCATCTCTTCTGTATTTTCCATGGCCATATTGATGATAGTGATGTCGCTCAACCCCACCACCATTGTTGCAAGCTCATTATCATGTTCATAGCTGCCATCAAGAGAAGCCAGTTCCATAGATTTCAACCCCTCAGTGTCAATCACCAGCATGAACTGACAGCCCAGAACCTTCTGCATATCCCTATCCACATTTAGAAGGGTCATAAAGGCTCCCCTTGTACATCGCCCACTGGCCACTGGAAGCTCCAAACCAAACATGGTGTTTAGAAGGGTTGATTTCCCTGTACTCTGCACTCCCAGTACAGTTATCACTCTTATTCTACTTTGTCCTCCTGTCCTAATTTCTAATTGTTTTAGAATCTCAGTTATCCAAAGCAGGGGTATGTTAGAAGCATCTCCATCTATTAGCTCTAATGGAAACCCCTCAAGTAGCATATCTGAAGCTATTTTGGGAAGTTCATCATATGTCTCTTTTATGTCTTCACCTCTTTCTTTCATGAAGTTTGCTGTTTCATAAAACTGCCCCAGCTCACGAAGGAAATGCTCAATGCCTAAACTACTATCCGCTATCCTTCGGTCTATGTTTTTTAGCTCACTTGCATTATTAACTAAATCCTTGATTTTTTCTCTATACTCATCCTGCAAAATCGAAAGATTACTTTTTCCAGCTTTGTCAAGATGAATTGCCAACCATTTTATGAAAAGCTTCTTCTCTGTGGGAGATAGCTCTGTCATTGCTTCTATAAACATTTTAAGAATTTTAGGCATTTTCTGCTTACTTTGCACCCTTCGAAGATGATGTATATCTTTTTGGAGTTGTGATTTATATTCCTCTGGATCTTTATCACCAAGTTCTCTCATTCTGCACAATTCCTTCTCTGCCTTGGTCAGTTGTCTCCAGAGGTGTCCTTGTAGTTTCATTGTTTCCTCCTTAAATTGTGCTATGTCCTTAATCCTATCTGTGATATTCTTGGCTTTTGTTTTTGCTGATATGAAATCCTCATCTACTGAAATCTGTTTTTCATACTTCTGACCTTTGTTCTCAATCTCCCTGTCTGCAATTTCATGCAAGCTTAACATTTTTGTGTTGTTTGTAAGCAAAGCTTTTATTGCTGACTGCAATTTCAGTACAACTTGTGAGttgttaaattttttatttttaattatcacATTCATTTTCTTCAGTTTTAGATCTTCTGATAACTTGCCTAAGAATTTTAGTGTGTCTTCTTCTAGCTTCCCAATACCCCCATTAATAATAAAGAAGTACTGTGTGTCTCTTTTTTCTGATAAGCCAGAAAGCAGTTTATATTGTTCTCCGTTAATGCTCTCCACAAATATGAACATGGCTGTTGATATAGATAACAAGAACTGGAACTGTTGGTTGTGAGATTCCAGGTTTCCCCGAAGATTGGTGACTGCTAAGGGTTCATTAAAAACATCTATAGCTTCCTGACCAGATGGAAAGTACCAGCTTACCTCTACCAGCCCATCTGAACTCCTCTTTGTTATGTTTCCGCCCCCCATATCTCTATGTACAAAGAAGTTTTGAATCTGTTGGGTGGGACTAAGAACCTGATTGAGAATTTTAGACTTTGACAAGCCACATGCACCCAATctgataaaagagaagaaaggcatAGGAATATTTACTAGGTTGTCCTCTCTGAACCCTTTTGTGTCTGTTAATAACTGAGGTCTCCACCGTTTTACAATATCCCTCATTGCCCACAGCATGAAAGTCCAATGTGACCCACCACCAGCAGGAAGAAGCAGAGGGATGGCAAACTGACACATGGCCATTTTGGTTATAATTTTCTGCCGAGAAATGTTATTTTTACACAAGTTATTTAAAATGTTGCACAGAATATCACAAGGATTTAAATCCTGAAAAGATTTAGTTACACCAATATCAAAATCTGTGCCTAATGTTGATTGCCAATCCATTTGGACAGCATTGTTGCTTCTGGCAGTACCATCCAAAGCCATTAGTTTTTCTAGAAATGTAAACTCTGTCTCAGCATCTGGCGGAATCTTTGTGTTGCTTTCAGTTCCAATCATTTGAACATAGTATAAAAGATCTGAAACATAAAAAAAGATAGAGTcatgaaaaaaaaagcaacagcaattactgtcagcgtatacaagtgcattaaccacttgcttactgggcacttaaaccccctcctattcagaccaattttcagctttcagcgctgacgcactttgaatgtcaattgcgcggtcatacaacactgtacccaaattaaatttttagaatttttttcccacaaatagagctttcttttgatggtatttgattgtttttattatttgttaaaaaaatttaaaaagaccgaattaaaaaaaaaaaaaaattatattttgttatacaatttaaaaaaggtaatttttctccttcatttatgtacgctgatgaggcagcactgatgggcaccgataggtggcagtgatgggcactgatgggtggcagtgatggacactgatgggtggcaataatgggcactgatctgtta
Proteins encoded:
- the LOC141148296 gene encoding interferon-induced very large GTPase 1-like, producing the protein MKTGKSHNSFLQWWWMKYLATMFWVIPSVFGEGPEIDSAEMKRNLQILLPVLLILIAVFFILFIIYCRRKCCCTKEENESLARKEGSDHDLNYKSDCHALIDNEYAQSEESNKKLDANQKHEFSQNVSRTISRGMGTVLNTCEDKCLISHKQPHPLSRSPMRSRSSSGPIPDVKDPGPETKLERDQCSVSQMQPPHLSRNGQNRSHRKSKSSSDLNSDTRNPESRQERESYRQNHKNRSNPKYQQEHWAPGKQAKPQERNTRAQEPVYKSSTELDFHGHSLKRPLESTMDLNITGSKQQRIDHKDIEKDLLYYVQMIGTESNTKIPPDAETEFTFLEKLMALDGTARSNNAVQMDWQSTLGTDFDIGVTKSFQDLNPCDILCNILNNLCKNNISRQKIITKMAMCQFAIPLLLPAGGGSHWTFMLWAMRDIVKRWRPQLLTDTKGFREDNLVNIPMPFFSFIRLGACGLSKSKILNQVLSPTQQIQNFFVHRDMGGGNITKRSSDGLVEVSWYFPSGQEAIDVFNEPLAVTNLRGNLESHNQQFQFLLSISTAMFIFVESINGEQYKLLSGLSEKRDTQYFFIINGGIGKLEEDTLKFLGKLSEDLKLKKMNVIIKNKKFNNSQVVLKLQSAIKALLTNNTKMLSLHEIADREIENKGQKYEKQISVDEDFISAKTKAKNITDRIKDIAQFKEETMKLQGHLWRQLTKAEKELCRMRELGDKDPEEYKSQLQKDIHHLRRVQSKQKMPKILKMFIEAMTELSPTEKKLFIKWLAIHLDKAGKSNLSILQDEYREKIKDLVNNASELKNIDRRIADSSLGIEHFLRELGQFYETANFMKERGEDIKETYDELPKIASDMLLEGFPLELIDGDASNIPLLWITEILKQLEIRTGGQSRIRVITVLGVQSTGKSTLLNTMFGLELPVASGRCTRGAFMTLLNVDRDMQKVLGCQFMLVIDTEGLKSMELASLDGSYEHDNELATMVVGLSDITIINMAMENTEEMKDILQIVVHAFLRMKEVGKKPSCQFVHQNVSDVSAHVKNQRARQKFLEQLNELTTIAAKMEKRSGIASFSDIIFCDLEKHSWYIPGLWHGTPPMASINKGYTENIKEFKKSLIEYLKSMPGKPQSFKEFNEWLKSLWNAVKHEKFVFSFRNRLVTEAYNQLCMEYSDWEWRFQKNAHHWMIKTETLIYNLSSKKLGGETWSKIRDEMCQLLDTEESIMSQSLENYFENDYGNAHLLDMFRGDFFRSVNFLRKELENTLIDKCEKTMCIQREKCKILAMQEKYINIIEVKVAEIIEEKRRNKNDISPEQLKREFDMMWKSTLDTLRLSKLERQNIEPILIHQLKHDMKNDEQALKKLNNITNLTAYKNKFMINETHHFSKSSEEMSLIQALVSSLLRECNHYVSKSGNTRENFSDMLPQELLKIINRTLNRQDVRHFSITKGFELDVKLHILGSAALTFQKMHNDFVQRNDPRSCLKMLKPEYFSIFQSVFEKRNECQRRAKLFCELCLKSSIIDHLNRHLGKEIVEDILQKGGPWEFKSHTVFQSMLLEELLQNKSCEEYSHYINDYGHFVEEWISLYILKHYKYQRDIQDLQLGILQSLTKKIKQTLKHASIAQASDVSEFLVKFCNILKKDLVISQNNLKVVTFQSNVDIAKFINDIEAFLPDLVKELHIEMSSASVSSILSQLNLKPHEELAKKVIGCGKQCPFCKAPCEAGGADHKEHFASIHRPRGLAQHKDEQTGALDHSICSTNVISNRSFRNPDTNWKPHPYKDYQTIYPDWAIYPDTTANGSDYWKFVFKELHCKFADLYKAKPAHFPKEWHRITDNQALKSLKRT